Within the Elusimicrobiota bacterium genome, the region CTCGGCCTATTTCAAGGGTTCGGCTCTAACCTATTCGAACACGGCCAAAACGCGCCTGCTTAAAGTGCGCCCTGAAACCTTGAAAAAACACGGCGCGGTATCGGAACCCTGCGCGAGGGAAATGGCTCTGGGGGCAAAAAAACTTTTTTCATCCGATTACGCCGTGGCCGTAACCGGTACAGCCGGCCCCGCAGGAGGCACTCAGCAAAAACCCGTCGGCACGGTGTGTTTCGCTCTGGCAGGACCGGAGAAAACCACGACTTTTACCAAACATTTTCTAGGCGCCAGAACATTTATCAAAAGGTGCGCGGCGAATTTTGCTTTGGATGAACTGCGAAAAATAATAGAATGAATAAGCAACAACGCCTTAGGCCATATGCCATAGGCCATAAGTTATAAGGAAACTCCTAAAAGAGCATATGGCATACGGCTTAAAGCCTATGGCCGCTGATAGCGGGCGCGGCGACCTTACGGAGACAACCATGAAAAATGTAAAACTTTTCAGCTTTCTGATCCTGGCGGCTGCGGTGGCCGGTTTTGCCTGCAAAAAAAAAGAGGCTCCGGCCCCGGATGCGCAAAAAAGCCCGGAAGCCGCGATAACAGCCACCGTTAAGGCCGACAAAATTGATCCCGGCTACATCAGGAAAGCCCATTATTTCAAGCTCCCCGCCGCCAATGGCGGCGAGATAGATCTGGCCGCCTATGCGGGCAAAACGGTTATGGTGATGTTTTTCACTGAAAGCTGCCCGTATTGCAGAAAGGCCGCGCCGTTCCTTGAAAAGGTATATAAAACTTATTCCTCCAAGGGCCTGAACATAATCGGCATCTGCATACAGGAAAACGCGGACGCCCCGAAAGCCTTCGCGCATGACCTTGGGTTAACTTTCCCGCTTGCCTACAAGGGCGGTCCTATTTATAGAAAATACGAGGCGCAGGGCGTGCCTTTCATTTATCTGCTTGACAAGAGCCACGAAGTTTACGAGGTTTGGCAGGGCTATTCTCCGGAGTATGATGCCGAAATAATCAAGAATGTGGAAAGAGCCTTAAAGTAGGGGATAGGGGCTAGCGTAGAGGGGTTTAGGGAAGGAGTTCCTTAATCTTCTACCCTAACCCCTCGCCCCTGACCCCTGTCACTTATGACCATACAAAAAGGCAGTATCCTTATCTACCGCGTCTTTGACGTTGGCGGCGAGATCTTACTTTCGGAAGCGGAAAAAATACTCAGCCAAAGCTCCCCCGGCTTCCGTCTCAAACTTGCCACCGACACCCGCAAAGCCATAATAATAAAAGACTCCCCGCTTAACGCGGACCTGGGCGAAGACACTCTTAAACTTCCAAGGGGAGAGTTTAAGGTAAAGGCGCGGGCCCGCCTGTGGAACTACGGGGTCATTTCCATTACAATGGAACTTGACATACCGCCCGGCTGCGACTGGGAGGGGCTGGTTAAACTTGCGGCCGCCATTGAAAGCTCGGAAACCACGGAAGAAACGGCGAAACGGCACAAGGACGACATCAAAAAAAAGATCCTGCCGGCCATAAAAAATCCGGCCGAATGGGATGTGTTTGAAGACTACATCACCTATATAATCGAAAAAGCCGACGGCGCGGGGGAACCGCGGGAATTTATAAAAAAAGTGGATGTGGCCTCGCTCATTATGGCGGAAGACAAAGAATTTTTAAGCGAAGAGTCAGAAGCCTTCATTACCGAGAACGCCATGCAATACGCCAAAACAGACCTGGCGGTAATCGACTGGAACTCCGCCCTCCTTATAGAACCCGACGGCCAGCGGGATGTGGCCGACGTGATCGAATTTTCTCTTACGCATTTGCTTGAATTCCGTTACTACGACGAAATGCTCAACCGCAAACTGGACGAACTCTACGACACTATAGAGGAAAAACGCGAAAACGTAGTGAATATTTTCCGCAATCAGTACGCCGATATCGCCGAAGATTCCAGCCGCAAATACATGGAGTTTTCCGAATTTTTGGGCAGGGTTGAAAATTCGCTGAAAACCGTGGGCGACCCATACCTGGCTATTATTTTCAGAGCTTCGGCACATGAATTCCACTTTGACGACTGGCGCAAAAGCATCTCGCGCAAGATGGAAACACTGGCGCAGATAACGCAGATTTTGCAGGGCGAGGTAAACACAAAACGCAGCCACTGGCTGGAAATAATCGTGATAGCGCTCATCGCGCTGGAGCTGGTCCCGCTGTTTTTGAGCCTTTGGCACTACCTGCATTAGGGAAGAATAGAAGTCAGAATCCAGTAGCCAGAATTCAGAATAGCCTATGAAGAGGTCTCCGACAACTTACAGACGTCTTCATTCTGACTTCTGAATTCTGTCTTCTGTCTACTTACGCAGCATCCTCAACAATACAGATACTCCGCCACCAGTTTTTTGATTTCCTCTTCTTTGCCGTAAAGCCGCTCGCTCAGGTTGCGGTCGTCGTAGCCTTTCAGACCCTTTATCACGCCGTCTATCACAGCGGGGGGGAAAACCCCCAGGGCTTCGTAGGTCTGCCTGTCTTTTTCCAATTCCTGTGCGGATTCGCGGCAGGAGGCGGGAAGTTTCGGGAACCGTTCATGAAGATTTTTATTTTCGGCGTGGAAGATGTTGCCTTCCACAAAATGGTCATCCGCGTACTTAATTGAATCTTTCATTTCAAAACCCAGACGGGCGGCGCAGCAAAGGCCGGCCAAAAACAGGTGCAGATTGGCGGAACCGTCGGCCGAGCGGAATTCCACAGTCTGGCTTGATTCGACCGCGTTGATTTCCCGCGCCGAGCCGGGGTTGGCGTCCTTTATCATGCCCGCGGCCTTCTGCCAGCCGAGGGGAACGCGCACCAAAGCCGAGCGGTTGCGGTAACCCCAGCAAACGCTTATCGGCGCTTCCTGATGCGGCACCAGCCGGAAATAGGACGTGGGCACGGTATTGCCGAAAGCCGTAAGCGACCGGGCGAGCTTTAGATACCCGGCGATGGCTTTTTTGGCTTCAGGCGAAAGGCCGCTGCCTGAAAGCATGGCGTTTTTGCCGTTTTTAAGCAGGCAGGTATGGAAGTGCAGGCCAGAGCCGGCGTGGCCTATGGATATTTTCGGGGCGAAGGTGACGGCAACGCCGTATTTGCGGCCTATGCCGGAAACTATCCATTTGGCCACGGCAAGCTGGTCGGCCGCCGAGGAACAGTCCACCGGCAAAAACTCTATTTCCTGCTGCGTCATTTCCGCGTCTTCAGTGCGGATAAAGCCCACCTCGGCGTGGCCGTATTTTATCCTTCCTCCGGCTTCGGCTATGGCGTTCATGGCTTCGCAGCGAAGGCTCTCCCATTTGGAGAACGGGAAAGCTTCGTGATAGCCCTTCTGGGCGCCGGTAGGGTAAAGCGGGTCTTTGGGGGAAATCACATAGTATTCAAGCTCCCCCAAAGCGTGAAAGTCAAAGCCGGTTTTTTTATTAAACTCGCCGCGGGCGCGTTTTAAAACATTTTCGGGAGCACTGGCAAAGGGTGTACCGTCCGGGTTGTAAAAAGAGCACAGCACGTCCACCGCAGGCACTTCAGAAAAAGGGTTCACAAAAGCCGTGCGGTAACGCGGCAGCACATAAAGGTCGCTTGAGGAGGCGTCTATATTTTTAAACAGACTTGAGCCGTCCACCCGCTCGCCGGCTGAAAGCACGCGGTCCAGATATTTTTCGTCATTAATTACGAAGTTAAGCGTTTTCAGGCGGTTGTCGCCGGCCACATACCGGAAATTCAGCATGCGCACGCCGTTCTCGCGGATGTAGCGCATAAGGTCCTTCTTCGTGAAAAGGGCGGGCTCTTTATTAAGGTAAGAAGCTATCCTGTTCTGCATTATTCTCTTGGCGGGCATAAAACACCTCACAGTTTTCGAATGAAATTTATAAAATGATAACAAATTTTTAATTGCCTTTGGACGCTACCGAGCACGTTAACACAGTCGGGGTCCTGGCGGCGAATTTGTCTGAGGGGGTCGGGTCCTCCAGTGCGTCGGCCCTTATCCTCGGCCTCCCCTGACTGCAAGCCCAAGTCGGCCTCCGGAAAACCCCCTCAGACAAACCCGCCACCACCCCTTCGATTTTCATGTTTCTTTGGCGTATTTTCCGGCGCTTCTTTAAATTATTGGTAATAGCCCCGCCCTTTTCACGATACATCACACTAACCCACCCGGTGGTCGCAGCCAGCTCAAGGTAAAGTGTTATAATTTAAAAAGGGATTTTTGTTTGGGATAAACATGGCAAAACATTTGCAGTCAGTAAAATTTACGGCTACAGGGATCTTTAACGGGCTGAAAAGTTTTAGCGAACTTGAGGCCAGGATTTCCGCTCTGCCATCTGAAAAAGAGCGGGGGGATGCTTTTGAAGTTTTTGCCGAGGCTTACCTTGCCACGCAGCCTATATGCCAGGCAAAAGAAGTCTGGCCACAGACCAGCGCTCCCAGCACTTTGTTAAAAAAACTTGGCCTGCCGGTTTCCCACGACATGGGGACGGATGGGCTTGTTGAACTGAAAGACGGTCGCGTAGCTTCATACCAGGCTAAATTTTATACCGGCCGCCCAAGCCTTAACTGGAGTTTGCTTTCCACCTTTTTTGCCATTTCCGATCGGGTTTCGCACACAATAATTTTTACAAATTCCAATAGCTTTGCTTCCACCATAGAGCAAAGGCAAAACTTTAGCGCTATCCGGGGAATGGATCTAGATCGGCTTGCTCCTGCCGACTTTTCGGTTATTGAAGACTGGCTGAAAGGCGAGCCGGTAGTCAGAAAAAAACTAAAACCGCTCCCGCATCAGGAGAAGGCATTAAGTGATTTGCTGCCGGCTTTGGAATCCTCAAACAGGGCCACTGTAATAATGGCCTGCGGCACGGGCAAAACCCTTCTATCGCTGTGGGCGGCTGAATGCGAAAAATGTTTTAGTGCTGGTGCCTTCGCTCGCGCTTATACAGCAAACCCTGCACCGCTGGCTTGCCGCCACCGACTGGGATAACCTGGTTTACCTTTGTGTCTGCTCCGACCCCACCGTAACTGCCGGCGAAGATGAACTGGTCGTGAAAAAATCAGATCTTGATTTTGAGGTAACAACCACTCCCGCGGATGTTAAACGTTTTCTTGAAACAGAGTTTGCCGGGGTAAAAGTTGTTTTCTCAACATATATGTCCGCCAGCGTAGTGGGCGAGGCGGTTAAAGGGCGGGACATCTTTGACCTGGGAATATTTGACGAGGCGCATAAAACCACCGGCAGAGAAGGAAAGACATCCGCTTTTGCCCTCTCCGATAACAATCTCCCGCTAAAAAAACGCGTCTTCATGACCGCCACTCCCAGGCATTACAATGTTTTGAAGCGGGATAAAGAAGGCGACGCAAAACTGGTGTATTCAATGGATGTCCCGGAGTCTTATGGCTCCGTAGTCCATAAACTCCCTTTTGCCAAGGCGGCCCGGGCTGGAATTATATGCCGCTACAAAGTGGTAATTTCAGTTGTAACTTCCGAGATGGTTAGGCAGGAATTTTTAAGGCGGGGCAAAGTTCTTGTGGCGGGCGATGAAATCCACGCCCAGCAGGTAGCAAACCAACTGGCACTCGCCGCCGCAGTAGAAAAGCACGGTGTCGGGAAAATAATAACCTTTCATAAAAACATCAAATCCGCGCAGTCCTTCACCGCCGAAGGTTCGGAAGGCATAGCTAACCATCTTAAGGGTTTTTCCGTCTTTCATGTAAACGGCTCAATGCCGTCCGCGGAACGAGAAAAGCTGATGGGGGAATTTAAAAACTCCAATCACGGCCTTGTCTCCAACGCCAAATGCCTGACCGAGGGCGTAGATGTCCCGGCGGTGGATATGGTCGCTTTCTTAAGTCCAAAGCGCAGCACGGTAGACATAGTGCAGGCAACGGGCCGCGCCATGCGTAAAGCCCCCAAGAAAGAATTCGGCTATATTCTGGTCCCGCTATACCTTGAAATCAAAAAAAGCGAAACCATAGAAGAAGCCGTTCGCCGAGGCAAATTTGAAGAAGTCTGGGATGTCCTCGCCGCCCTCCAAGAGCAAGACGAAGTCCTGGCCGACATCATCCGGGAAATGCGCCAAGAGAAAGGCCGCACCAAAGGTTACAGGCCTGACCTTCCAGACCCCATTGAAATACTCGGGCCAAACATTTTACTAGAAGATTTAAAAAAATCAATAACAGTTTCTTGTCTTGAAAAACTTGGTGATACTTGGGACGAACGCTTCGGCGAACTTGGTGCTTTTAAAAACCGCTTAGGACATTGTAATGTACCAAGTATATACCCTGAGAATCCCAGATTGGGGATATGGGTTGCGAATCAGCGACATCGCAGAGGAAATTTATCCAAGGAAAATTTGCGGCGTCTAGATGAAATTGGTTTTGATTGGAGCCCGTTTTCATCCGCTTGGGAAGAAGGCTTCCGCTTACTTCAAGAATATAAATGCAAACATGGTGATTGTCGTGTTCGCATTAGCAAGAATGAAAATTCCGTGTTGGCACGTTGGGTCAGAAAACAGCGTAGTCTAAGAGGAAAACCCCCCAAGGAATACATCCGGCGGCTAAAGGAGATTGGTTTTGAGTGGGACCCTTTTACCGCAGCTTGGGAGAATGAGTTCGAGTCCCTCAAAAAATATAAAACCAAATATGGTAACTGCCGTGTCCCATTTGAATGGCCGAAAAATTCAAAATTAGCGTCATGGGTCAGCACTCAACGTAAAATTATGGGTAAGCTTTCCAAGGAGCAAATTAATCGCCTTAACGAAATCGGTTTTGAATGGGACCCTCTATCTTCGGTATGGGAAGAAAATTTTAAACTTCTTAAAAACTATAAGGCTCAACACGGGAACTGTAATGTCCCCGCAAGGTGGTCGGAGAATCCAAAATTGGGGGCGTGGGTTAGTACTCAAAGGATTTTTTATAAACAGGGGAAGATGTCGCAAGAACACATGCCAAGATTAAAGGCAATTGGTTTTGTTTGGGATGCCAAAGCCTCACAATGACAAGGGGAATTCATGAACGACGAGGAAGCTAAAAGTTTCCGCACAAGTGATGCCGGTTTCGCTAAAGACTATCTGGAAGGTGATATTGTGTTAAAGCGAGTTCATTCATGGAATGAATTCAGACAACAAATTATAAAGCTCAATGACTTTTATACTTTTTTGAATTCCAAAACCGGTTTAGACCAAGAAGCGTACGAACCGATATTTCGTGGCCATGCGAATGCTAAGTGGAGACTTGAAAGCACACTTGAGCGGGAGTCGCCAAAGAACTTTAGTATCACTGGATACTACCTATTGCTCCTTAAGATTCATGAACAATTGAAGAGTTGTGGCTTGAAAAATGTCCCCTATTTTTTAAAAGACCATGCTGAACTTGAAAAAATAAAAGATGCGCAATTTCTCCCACACGCTGAATTCCTAACGTTTGTGCGGCATTTCGGTTTCCCTTCTCCGCTTGTAGACTGGTCGTGTTCCCCCTATATAGCATCTTTTTTTGCCTTTAATTGCGCTGAGGAAAACGAAGATGTTTCAATTTATTCGCTTTTTCAAAAACAATTGCAATCATTACCATCAAATCCCGCTGCCCCATCCCAATCAATGAGTATTGATTTCATTGGTGAATATTTAGCCTCTCATAAAAGGCATTTCCTTCAACAAAGCAATTATACTGTGTGTCTTACCAAAGAATATCCTGGAAAGATTCAGGATTTCTGCTCCCACAAGGAATGCATCTCTGCATTCTCTGATGAAATATTTCCTCAGGCGATAATTTTCAAATTTATTTTACCAGGAAGCGAGAAAAAAGTGGCCCTTAAAGAGTTGGACAAAATGAATATAAATAAATATTCATTGTTTGGGGACGAAGAGAGTCTCCTTAATACTTTATTTAATCGCGAGGCATTGTTCAAGAATTAGGGGCACAACAGAATTCGGTGACATAATATTTAATTCCCAGTTACTACCAAAAGGAAAAGGCAGCAGGAGCCTTTTTAAACTCAATATTTCCTATCTTTGACTTATGACTGAAAACCCGCAAGAAATGATCGCCGTTATAAAGACTGGAACGCCGGCCGAGGTCAAACAGGCCCAAAAGGAATTTGAGAAATATTGGGACGGACTCAATGTAAAAAGGTAGCGTCTACCTTTTTACATACCTTTTTACAACCAACCGTTCCCACTCAACGCATATTAAGGATATTTGTTTACCACCGGGCGGGTAAATATGGATGTACCGATGTTGCGGGCGGGTAAATATTGTTTTAAGGGGGCGCCGGCGGATTTTCTGCGCGCTCCTTTTAGGGTTTTAAGCCCGCGGTCTGGAGCGAATTCCTCCGGAACGGCGAGGATGTTTGAGGCAAAAAACTTTGTTTTTTTGCCGAGTTCCGGAGCCGGCGGAAGACCCCGGGATTCTTCCCCATAAAACCCGGTCTTGGCCGTCTGAGGGACACCGTCCTTGATACGGCACCTACGCAAGTATTGGAGCGCGCAGGAAACCCGTCGGCGACCACAGTTTTGCTGTCCTGCTGCTCTTCTTTCATGAACACAGCATAAAAATCACAAAAAACGACTTTTCCAACACGACACGCCTTTGTCGGGGTGGTCTGCTATGCTATTTACAGAAACGGAGGATATATGTCCAAAGAAATCATTCTGCAGGAGGCGCTCGCGTTAAAAATTCTCTTGGTCCGGGGGTGCAAGGTTATATTTGACGCGACCCTGGCAGAAATATACGGCATCACGACAAAAAGATTAAATGAGCAGGTTCGGCGCAACATAGAAAGATTCCCCGGGGATTTCATGTTTCGTTTGACTAGGAATGAAACTCAAGCTTTGAGGTCGCATTTTGCGGCCTCAAAAGGCAGGGGCGGGCGCCGCTATCTGCCATATGTCTTTACCGAGTACGGGGCGATACAGGCCGCCAATGTAGTTAATTCCAAAACAGCCATACAAGCGGGCATATCAGTTGTCCGCGCATTCGCAAGGCTGCGGGAAATGGTTTCAGCGCATAAAGAGCTTGCTGCCAAACTGGCGGAGCTGGAGCGCAGGTTGTCCGGGCATGACGCTGAAATAAAAGCCATTGTGGATATAATTCGCCAACTAATGAACGGCATGAACCAGCCTCAGAACGATGAAGGCACATGCCCAAAAAAGCTAATCGGTTTTAAGCCATAATAATGCGGTATAAGTAAATTCGTGATGGATGGGCCGGCCCTTGATTTTACCGGGGTCTTTTTGTTTAGTATAGTTGAAATGTATTTGGAAACAAACAGAATAAAAATATTACTATTCAGCCTATGACAACGGACGGCGTTATTTCAGCATCCCCGAAAATCGAGTGGGCGGATGCGTGGGGCGGGATGGCGGCAATGCTGGTGGCGCTGCCCTCCGCCATCGCATTCGGCGTGGCGGTGTATGCCCCGCTCGGGCCCGGGTTTGCCGGCGCGGGCGCGCTTACGGGAATTATCGGGACCGTGGCCATGGGGCTGCTGGCACCTGCGCTGGGCGGCGCTCCGCGCCTGATTTCCGCTCCCTGCGCGCCGGCGGCGGCTGTTATGGCGGCGCTGTGCGTCCGGCTGATGGATAGCGGCGCATCGGCTGAACTCATTATCGTCTCACTTGCCGTGGTCGGACTGTTTTCAGGCGTCCTGCAAGCGGTTTATGGCGCTCTCGGCGGCGGACGCCTTATCAAATACATTCCTTATCCCGTGGTGACGGGATATATGAGCGGTGTCGGTTTACTGATAATATTGAAGCAGATCGGTCCTTTTCTCGGACTTGCGAAGGGCGCCGCCCCGCTTGCGGGCCTGTTTTCCCCCGAAGCATGGCAATGGCCCGCGGTTTGCGTGGCTCTTTTCACCGCCGTGGCGATGATGGCGGCTCCGCGTCTGACAAAACGGATTCCGGCGGCCATAATAGGCCTGGCGGCGGGGATCGGTGCGCACCTTGCGGCGGGGCTGGTCCGGCCTCAACTGTTGGCGCTGACCGACAACCCGCTGATTATCGGCGCCATCTCCACCGATCCGGGCGTTATTTTTAAAGGCATTGTTTCTAATTTCAGCGCATTGCATTTTATGAATGCTCATGAGATATACATGCTTGTCGGCCCGGCGCTGACACTGTCGATTCTTCTTTCTATCGATACGCTCAAAACCTGCGTGGTTACCGATTCCATTGTCCGCTCCCGCCACAATTCCAACAGGGAACTGACGGGGCAGGGCGCGGGAAACATCGCCTCAGCTCTGCTCGGCGGCATGCCTGGCGCAGGCACCATGGGGGCCACTATGGTAAGCCTGGCAAGCGGCGGCAAAACCCGCCGCGCGGGCTTGTTTGAAGGCGCGTTCGCCCTTATAGCGGCGCTTGCGCTGGGCAGCGCCATCGGGCATATTCCGCTTGCGGCGCTGGCGGGAATATTGACGGTGGTCGGAGCGCGCATGGTAGACCGCTCCAGCGTGCGGCTGGCGCTGCGGGGCAGCACCATGCTGGATTTCGCCGTTATCGTCTCGGTAGCCGGCACGGCGCTTGCGGTGGACCTTATCGCGGCCGCCGGCGTGGGAATAGCCCTCTCCATTCTGCTTTTTATCCGCGAGCAGATGCGCAGCAGCGTGGTCCGGCGAAAAGCTACGGGCGCGGAAATCTCCTCGACACAAAAGCGCCTGCCGGGGGAGCGCGCGGCGCTGGCCGAGCGGGGCGCCGAAACGCTTGTAGTCGAGCTCCAAGGCAGCCTGTTTTTCGGCACCACCGACCAGCTCTTTTCGGAGATAGAAAGCGACATGCGTTCCTGCCGGCGACTCATTCTGGACATGCGCCGCGTGACCTCGGTGGATTTCACAGCCGTGCACATGCTTGAGCAGGTGGGCGCAATGCTGGAAGAGCGCGGCGGCTCGCTTGTTTTTTCTCATCTGCCGCCGAGTTTGCCCACCGGGCAGGACCTGCGCGCATATTTCGAACATCTGGGGCTGACGCACCAAGAAGGGGGCGGGCGCGTCTTTGAAACACTTCATGACGCGCTTGAGTGGGCGGAAGACTGCGCTTTAGAAGAGGCGGGCCTTGAACTCCCGGCCGCCGGGAAATTGCTGGATCTTTCCCAGATAGATTTTTTGCGGGAAATAGACCCCGCCTCTTTGGAGGGGCTGCGTGCGGCCTTCGCGGAACGCCGCGTGGAGGCCGGTAAACCGATATTCCTCCGTAAGGGCCAAAGTGACGAGCTTTTCCTGATCCGCCGCGGGCGTGTGCGCATAGTATTGCCGCTGAAAGATACGCATCGCCAGCATCATCTTGCCGTCTTCGGACCGGGAGATTTCTTCGGGGAAGCGGGTTTTTTGGCCCGTATGCCGCGTACAGCCGACGCCATCGCCCTGAGCGACACGGACCTTTACGTCATAAGCCGGGACACTTTTGACGCGATATCCCGCCGGGATCCCGCCGTCAGCGCGGCGTTCTTTCAGCGCCTTGCAAGCGTTGAGGCGCTGCGTTTGCGGGACGCCGACCGCGAACTGCGCCGCCTTCAGGACAGCTGACCCGAAAATTGCGGTTGAATTCGTCCGCCTTAGACGGATGTCCATAGCAATTTTAGGAAGGATGAAAGATGAGGGATGAGGCACAAAGCACATCAAAAGCAAGGATTGTTTTTTACCCCTCAACCCTCATCCTTAATCCCTCAGCCTTCCCGGAAAATTCCTGAATTTTCCGAATGTTTGACTTTTCCGGCCCACAATTAATATAATAGTCAAAAGAACAAAAACTAAACCAAAGAGAGTGAAAAAATGCCATTAACCAAGACAAAAACCAAAGAAATTGTGGACAAATTCTCCAAAAAGCCCAATGATACCGGGGCAATTTCAGTGCAGATAGCCCTTCTCACCGAAAGAATTCAGTATCTTTCAAAGCATATCACCGCAAATCCGAAGGATCATTCCTCCGCGCGCGGTCTTTCCTTGCTGGTAGTCCAAAGAAAAAACTCGCTCAGCTACCTGAACAAACACAACAGGGAAGAATACAAAAACCTCATTAAACAATTAGGTTTAAGGAAATAATAATGACCAATAATAACTTAACCCGCCTTGAAGTAAAGGTGGGAGACGATGTAATTTCATTTGAAACCGGGCTGCTAGCAAAACAGGCCGGCGGCGCCGTGCTGGTGCGCCTGGGCGACAACGTGGTGCTTTCAACCTGCGTGCAGGCGAAAAAGCCCAAAGACAATCCGCCTGAATTCGTACCGCTCAGCTGCGACTATAAGGAAAAGACCTACGCCGCGGGCAAAATACCCGGCGGCTTCTTCAAGCGGGAAGGGAAAGCCCGCGAGAAAGAGGTGCTGGGCTCGCGTCTTACCGACCGCTCGGTACGCCCGCTGTTCCCCAAATATTTCAACACCGAAACGCAGGTGGTTTCCTCCGTGGTTTCAAGCGACTGCGCCAAAGACGCCGACGTGCTCTCTATAAACGGCGCTTCGGCCGCGCTTATGATCTCGGATATTCCCTTCAACGGCCCCGTGGCCGCGGTGCGGATAGGCAAATTTGAAGGCAAATTTGTGCTTAATCCCACCTTTGAACAGCGGGAAACGATTGATATGGAGCTGGTTATTTCAGGCACCCTGAAAGGCATACTGATGGTTGAAGGCGGGGGAAAAGAAATCCCCAACGAAGAACTAATAACCGCCATGGAAACCGCCAAGCCGGAAATTGAAAAGCTCTGCAAACTCCAGGTTGAGCTTCAGAAAAAATGCGGCAAGGCCAAAACCGAAGTCCCGGCCCCGGTAATAAGGCCGGAAATTAAAGCCGCCGTTGAACAAAAAGGCCGTCCCGCCATAGAAAAACTGCTTAATACGCACCCCACCAAGGAAGTTCTTGAAGCCACCATGAGCGAAGTGAAAGACGCCCTGGTGAAGGAAATGACGGAGAAGTACCCCGAAG harbors:
- the rpsO gene encoding 30S ribosomal protein S15, translated to MPLTKTKTKEIVDKFSKKPNDTGAISVQIALLTERIQYLSKHITANPKDHSSARGLSLLVVQRKNSLSYLNKHNREEYKNLIKQLGLRK
- a CDS encoding SulP family inorganic anion transporter; protein product: MTTDGVISASPKIEWADAWGGMAAMLVALPSAIAFGVAVYAPLGPGFAGAGALTGIIGTVAMGLLAPALGGAPRLISAPCAPAAAVMAALCVRLMDSGASAELIIVSLAVVGLFSGVLQAVYGALGGGRLIKYIPYPVVTGYMSGVGLLIILKQIGPFLGLAKGAAPLAGLFSPEAWQWPAVCVALFTAVAMMAAPRLTKRIPAAIIGLAAGIGAHLAAGLVRPQLLALTDNPLIIGAISTDPGVIFKGIVSNFSALHFMNAHEIYMLVGPALTLSILLSIDTLKTCVVTDSIVRSRHNSNRELTGQGAGNIASALLGGMPGAGTMGATMVSLASGGKTRRAGLFEGAFALIAALALGSAIGHIPLAALAGILTVVGARMVDRSSVRLALRGSTMLDFAVIVSVAGTALAVDLIAAAGVGIALSILLFIREQMRSSVVRRKATGAEISSTQKRLPGERAALAERGAETLVVELQGSLFFGTTDQLFSEIESDMRSCRRLILDMRRVTSVDFTAVHMLEQVGAMLEERGGSLVFSHLPPSLPTGQDLRAYFEHLGLTHQEGGGRVFETLHDALEWAEDCALEEAGLELPAAGKLLDLSQIDFLREIDPASLEGLRAAFAERRVEAGKPIFLRKGQSDELFLIRRGRVRIVLPLKDTHRQHHLAVFGPGDFFGEAGFLARMPRTADAIALSDTDLYVISRDTFDAISRRDPAVSAAFFQRLASVEALRLRDADRELRRLQDS